CGTGAAAGAGGAAAAGATAACGTGGACGAAGATACATTGCAGCCTTGCGGCGGGTGTCGTGTTGTTTTTCCTGAACTGGTGGTTGCTGGAACTTCCGCTGCCACACACGGCGGATGCCGTGTTTTATATCGCCACGCTGTCGGCGGGCTATATCTGTATGCTCATGGCGGGTACATGGATGTCCCGGCTGTTGAAGAACAACCTTATGGAAGATGTCTTTAATACCGAGAACGAAAGTTTCCAGCAGGAAACAAGGCTTATCGAGAACGAGTATTCCGTAAATCTGCCTACCCGGTTCTACTATAAGAAGAAATGGAATAACGGCTGGATAAATGTCGTGAACCCGTTCCGTGCCAGCCTTGTACTGGGAACACCGGGCAGCGGCAAGTCGTATGCGGTGGTAAACGGTTACATAAAACAGCAAATCGAGAAAGGTTTTGCGCTCTACCTGTATGATTATAAGTTTGTGTGACGTGGAAAGTTACGCCAGTAGCTGTCTGTCAATCGTTCATCGATAGAGCAGACCTATTGTTTCACCAATAGTAGCCTACGAGCAGGTGCGCTTGTACAAGGGTATCAAGCTGCTCGGACAAGGTAGCCCTCCCGAAAGGGTAAGAATGAACCGTGAGGGAAATTCAAAGGTCGCAAGCATTATGCGGTTGGGGAGCTTGGCTCGGAAGGTATGGTCAACGTAAGTGAATTGCTAATAAACGTCGTTAAGTCGAACAAGCCTACTAATGCTATCAGGCTTGAACCAAAAGGTAAAATGGCTGGTTGTCCCTGTGAATTTTGGGGGTACGTGAACAATAGAGCCATCGGCGAAGAGGCAAGACCTAACCCATTCCCGGTACTGGTGTAAAACACGGTAAGCCCATATATCTCCCGTAAGGGTAGGAGAACCGCAAGGTAATCTGACGGATATGTGGGTAAAGGAGAACCGGAGAAAGCGAATGCCATCCCGTAATCGGGTGGATAGGGATTGAGCCGAAACCATGAATTGTTTTTGACAACATTATCCTACGTGAAAGCGGGCAGACTTCCGGTATGGTGACGTTTTACAAGATAACTTTTAGAACTTATGAAAGAAGAAAAGCAAATGTACGAAAACAAAAAATCGTGTGCGTCTTCTGACTGCAATGGTCGGACTTGGGAAAGCATAGACTGGAACAAGTGCGAGCAGGCAGTCAATAAGCTGCAAGCGCGTATTGTAAAAGCTCAGAAAGCAGGTAAGTTCGGCAAGGTAAAAGCCTTGCAATGGACACTTACCCACTCGTTTTATGCCAAAGCATTGGCGGTCAAGCGAGTTACTTCCAATAATGGAAAGAAGACTTCAGGGGTTGATAAAATTCTTTGGTCAACTCCGCAATCGAAGTTCAAAGCCATTGTGACATTAAGAAGAAGAGGCTACAAGCCCCAACCGTTAAAAAGAGTAAATATCAAGAAAAGTAACGGCAAACTTCGCCCGTTGGGAATACCGACAATGAAAGACAGAGCCATGCAAGCACTTTATCTGATGGCATTGGAACCAGTGTCTGAAACTACAGCAGACAACTATTCCTTTGGTTTCAGGAAAGACCGCAGCACGGCAGACGCTATGGCTCGATGCCATTCGCTTCTGTCCAAGAAAACATCCGCCCAATGGATATTGGAGGGAGATATTAAAGGTTGTTTCGACCATATAAGCCATGAATGGTTGATGAAGAATATCCCTATGGATAAATCCATATTACAAAAATGGCTAAAATGTGGGTACGTATATAACAGAGAACTTTTCCCGACAGAAGAAGGTACACCGCAAGGAGGTATCATATCACCGACAATTGCCAATATGACGCTTGACGGTTTACAGAACCTATTGGAAACCCATTTCCCGTGGGAACGGGTATCAGGAAAATCAGGATGGTACTGCCCGAAAGTCAGATTGGTGCGTTATGCAGACGACTTCATTATAACAGGTGATACTAAAGAAATATTGGAACATAGTGTAAAACCTTTGGTAGCTGATTTCCTCGCAGAAAGAGGACTGACACTGTCAGAAGAGAAAACTAAGATTACACATATAACGGATGGTTTCGATTTTCTTGGTTTCAATGTACGGAAATTTGGAGATACCCTGCTGACACAACCCTCTAAAGATAGGACAAAACGAATGTTGAGCAAAGTCAAAGATGAAATCAAACGATTCCGTGGCGATGCTCAACATGAGCTGATTATGCGATTGAACCCGATACTTAACGGATGGGCAAACTATTACAAACATAGTGCAGCCTCAAATGTCTTTCGTAAGACAGATTATCAAATCTATAAGAAGTTATGGCGGTGGGCACTCCGCAGGCATGGTAACAAATGCAAAGGGTGGGTTAAGAACCGCTATTTCCATAGAATTGATGGTCGTGACTGGGTATTTGCAGTTAAAAGGAAGAACGAAAAGCATGAGGAATATTTTATTCCAATCACTATTCTGTTCAATACGAAGATTGAAAGATACCCCCAACTGAAATGTGATGTCAATCCTTTTGACCCTGAATGGAAGCAATACCTTGAAAAAAGGAGAACTGCCAAAATGAAAATGAGTTTGAAAGGTAAGAGGTCACTTATCTCAATGTGGGAAAGACAAAATCGAAACTGCGTGTTATGCGGACAGCCGATAACAGCAGAAACCTCATGGCACACCATGAGCCAGCAGAAGAATGGCAGAAACCACCTCTGTTTAGTTCATGATGGTTGTTATCAAAGTGTTACACATAAAAAGAAGAAGTAAGTATGAGCGTATTTCTATTTGAAAAGGAATATTGTTTGCTTGAGCCGTGTGAGGGGAAACTTTCACGCACGGTTCTTAGGGGGGAAAGCACCCGTAAGGGTGCTGACCTACCCGACCCCGACCTTTCAGAAATCGCTTACAATCACCTGCTTACACACTTGGACGGCTACAAGGTAAAGCCTAAGTTTTACGTTATCAACTTTGACGACCCCCGCAAGAGCCACCGATGCAACCCTATAAACGCCAGCTTCATGTCGGACATTGCGGATGCTTATGAAGCGAGCTACACGATTATGCTTAACCTTAACCGCAGTTGGATAAGCAAGCAGGGCGACTTCTTCGTGGAAAGCCCGATTATCCTTTTGGCGGCTATAATTTGGTATCTCCGTATCTATCAAGGCGGTAAGTATTGCACGTTCCCCCATGCCATTGAACTGTTGAACAAGAAATATGCCGATGTATTCACCATTTTGCGCAGCTATCCCGAACTGGAAAACTACCTTTCCCCGTTCGTGGACGCATGGGAAAGTTCGGCAGTTGAACAGTTGCAGGGGCAGATAGCCAGTGCGAAAATCCCGCTTTCAAGGATGATTTCACCCGCCCTTTACTGGGTAATGACGGGCGATGATTTTTCACTCGACATCAACAACCCGAAAGAGCCTAAAATCTTGGTTGTCGGCAACAATCCTGACCGCCAAAATATCTACTCGGCAGCACTGGGCTTATATAATTCCCGTATCGTGAAGCTGATAAACAAGAAAGGTCAGCTTAAAAGTTCGGTGATAATAGATGAATTACCGACCATATATTTTCGTGGGCTTGATAATTTGATTGCCACTGCCCGAAGCAACAAGGTTGCGGTTCTATTGGGCTTTCAGGATTACAGCCAGCTTACCCGTGACTACGGGGACAAGGAAAGCAAAGTAATCCAAAACACTGTGGGCAACGTGTTCAGCGGTCAGGTAGTCGGTGAAACGGCAAAAATCCTATCGGAGCGTTTCGGAAAGGTATTGCAGAAACGGCAGAGCATGACAATCAACCAGCGGGAGAAGTCCACCTCGATAAGCACTCAAATGGACAGCCTGATACCTGCCAGCAAAATATCCAACCTCACGCAAGGTATGTTCGTGGGTGCTGTGGCGGACAACTTCGATGAACGGATAGAGCAGAAGATTTTCCACTGTGAAATCGTGGTGGACAATGAAAAGGTGAAGCGGGAAACCGCCCGTTACGTGAAGTTGCCGCAGATTATCGACTTCACCGACAAGGACGGCAACGACCGGATGCAGGAGGAGATACAAGCCAACTATGACCGCATCCGGCAGGAAGTCCGGCAGATTGTCGAGGACGAGATAACCCGGATTAAGAACGACCCGGAGCTATGCCATTTGATAAAAGAGGAAGAATAGCTGTATATAATATAATGTATGGAGTGAAGAACAGCCGATGTAGCTTTACGGTTGTTCTTCATTCTGTTTTTTTGTGCGGTAGGCTTCAAAACGCACTAATATTTCGTGCAGGTTCTTCAATGTTTCCACAGCCGTGCCTATCGGCGGCATATTGCTTTTGTCAAAGGTCAGTTTCTTCAAATCGGTAGTGTACGCCGTAGCCACTTCGGGTAACGCCATGACCGCTTCGGCATCCTTGAATATCGGAGCATCAGCCAGCGACAAGTGCGAACGGGAGTTTTTGTTTAGCCCGTCCTCTATCGTCACCCGGTACATGGCATCCAAGAAATCTTCCGAATGTAGGTAATCGTTATATCCCTGATTGTGGTAGAGTGCCGACAAGTCGTAAACGTCACGGATATGCTTTGCCAGCAGTGCGGCTGCATCCTCATTGTAAGACAGCTTTACCAGCCTTGAAACCTTGTCGCAGATAGTCTTTCGGGGATTGATGCACTGCGTTTCAAAACTTCCCAGCCCGTAGGTGCTTATCAGTTCCTCTTGCCCGATGCTTTCAAGAAAGGCGGTCACAATCGGTTTGATAACCCGCTTGTCCGCCGGGTAGAACATCAGTTTTTTGTCCGGCAGGTCACAGGATTTTATCTCTACTTCCAAATGCTCTTTTAGTCCCACACCCTGAAATACATTGTCATACGAGAAATACAGTTTGCGGTAATTACCGCCCGTTTCCGACAAATCTTCCTTGTATATGTCACTGTTAAGTTCGGCTATGTATTTGGAAAGTTTCTTGTTCAATGTCTTTTCAGCCTGCTTGGACGCACCTTTGTCACCCGTGAACACGAACAAGTCCAAATCTTCCGAGAAGCGTTCTATCAGCCCGTAGGCTTTGGAAAGTGAAGTCCCGCCTTTGAAGTAGGTCTTATCCGCATATTCGGACATGGAAATATCCCGCAGTATCTTCGATACCCAGTAATCCTTTTCCACGTGCGACTGCTCGTAGCCGAAATGTTCAGCCGCCAGTGCGATGATTTCCTTGAACGCTTCCTTGTCCGAATGTAAATTCATATTTCTGTCCTATGCCGTTTTATAATCCAAGTTGAACCGTGTCGTGGGAAGAATGGTCTTTGCCATTTCTGTTTGCAATACGGTTTGTCTGATGTCGCCCAGTATGTCCGCCACCACCTTTCTGACACGTGGCGGGTAACTTTTCGCCAAAGATACGATTTTTTCCAGTTCCGGCAGGCTGTACCCGTTGAAATATTGGCTCTTGACCCGGTTGTAGATGTCCTGCCCGGTTGTTCCGGGTATGCGCTTCATGTCCTTTATCGCATCGAGCAGCCGCAAGTACGGGACAAGGCTTTCATCCGGGTAGTCCATGCAGTAGGCTTTCACGCACTCTATATCCAAGTTCTTGAAACGGAAACGGCGAACCGGGTTAGGAGTGGCTATCGTTATGGTTGTGGCAACCTGTTCGGTCAGCCCCATTTTGTTATAGATGTAAGCCCCCGTGATATAGCCGTTCAGTTTTTCAGTCAGGTAGCGGAACTGTTCATCCTGATAGACTGGCAGCTTTCCCAGCCCCAGCACTGATTTCTTGGGACGGTAGTACGCCCCCTTTTCAACCCGTACCAGTACCCCTTTGCGGCTCTGTTCGGAGAGCAGCACCGCAACATTGGCGGTCTTTTCCGTTTCAAACGATAAATCCCGGAACGTGAATATACGCCCGGTATCTATCCGTTCAATCTGCCCAAGTATCTCTTTTCTGAATGAAGCCATATTTATGTCCTTTGTTTCTATATGCAAAGATAGTATATTATGTAATCACCTGCAAAAACATAACAAAGATTTTGCCGAAGATGTTTTCTTTTTGTCGTGTCACCTGATAATAGGAGAATAACGGAAACTCAATCAAAGGCTTGCCATACGCTTCATAAACGCTTCACAAATGGCTCACAAGTATAATGCGATTTTTGTAAAACTGTTGATTATAAGCCGAAAACAATATATACAAATGGCTCACAAATGGCTCGTTTAAAGCAAGCGATTAACTTCGGTCTGTACCCGTTTTAAATCTCCAACCAACAGTTGGAGATTTACCGTACCCGGATAATTTCAAGCTCCGCAGGACAAATTCGGGCATCCCTTGCCCCCGTTTTTAGTCGCTATCTGTAGACTGGACTATTATTATACCATTCAATAATCAAATCATTATCGTTATTATGGACATTTAAAGTGAAAAAGAGTAACCATTCTATTTTCCGCCTTGACACGCATCGCAACCCAGCATATCTTTGCGCCATAACCAATTACTAACAAAGATTATGGCAAAAGAAAAAGTAAACTACCAAGAGGTGTACGACCTCTATCAGCTGTGCTGCGAAACCAAAGACCTTCGCGAGTTCTGTGCGGATTATGGAGTGAATTACGACAAGTTCATGAACTGGCAGCGCCACCAGCTATGGAGTGAGAAGTTAGGCAAGACAGTTCAGGTTGATCACCCCAAGGTTGCCAAAGTCCAGATAACCGGCAATCCCTGCAACAGTCCAACCGTGAAAATGGAAGTGAGACAGCCCGAAGGTGAAGCTCCGATAAGATGGGTAAAATTACAATTGGCATCAGGCGCAACGCTGTTCCTGAGAAACACCACAGTTCTTGATTTGAGCTTGTTGCTTAATAAAATGATAGGATGACATGCTGGGACTGAGTGCTAACCTGAACTATTACCTGTTCAACGGTAATGTTGATCTGCGGAAAGGTATTTTCCGATTATGTGAGAGTATAAGGGAAGAGATGTCACTTGACCCGAGCGATGCCTCCAACGTCTATATGTTCATGTCCCGTAACCGGAAGGTTGTGAAGATACTTCATTATGAACGCGGTTTTTATGTGCTTTACGAGAAACGTCCTGTCATGGGAAAGTTCAAGAAACCGGTATTTGATGAGGTCTCCAAATGCTACCGGATACAATGGTCAGACATGGTCTATCTTACGGAAAGTATTGTAGTTGACAAGATGTACGTTAGTTCAAAAGATTAATATTAATATATTGATTATCAGTAAAATGATATAAAAATAAACGATAAAAAGTTTGCGTAACTGCCTGATTTTTCGTACCTTTATATCATGATTGATGAAAGGGCATACGAGTTACTTTGCTGCCAGTTGGGTCTGGCGAATGAGGAAAAGGCAGGGCTTCGCAAACAGGTAAACGAACTGATTGCGAGGTTTAAGGCCATTGAAGAATCCAATAAGGAGAACTCCAAGGCTCTGGTTGATACAATCAATGAATTATCCGTAACAGTCGAGAACTATCGAAAAGAAATGGAGCTTATGAGAAAGCAGCTTGAAGCGAAAGACGAGGTGAACAGGATGCTGGCAAACGAGATTTCCAATCTCAGGCTTCAGCTTGAGGACAACAGGAAACACCGTTTCGGCCGTACATCCGAGCAAAGAAAACTGCTGAACAACCGTAACCTTGACAAGTCTGCACTGCATAAGTCCGAATATGACGGTTCTGACAGAAAGGATGATGACAACGATAAGGCTGACGGTAACGAAACCGGCAGCAGTACCACTTCTGGTAGCACACCTGCACAGGACAGCCAACCTTCAAGAAGAAAGGAAACTGCACCACGTGCCGTGAAAACCAAATTGAAAGTTGACAAAGTAGTAGTACATGAAGTGGACGAGTATTACACGCTTCCCGAAGGAGGACGGTTCATGAACCGCAACGGTATGCCTGATGTGTGGGAATACAGGGTCATAGAACATGTAAGGGCTCATAACGTGGAGCATGTCTACAAGGTGGCAAGGGTGAAGCTTGCGGACGGCACTTTCGCGAACACGATGGAACATCCGCTGAAAGACCTTGGAGGCATCTTCTCTCCTGAACTGCTTGCCCGTCTGCTCTGTCTGAAATACGACTTCAGCATGCCGGAGAACAGGCAGATAAGACTGCTTGCCAGAGAGGGCATCCACATAAGCAATACCACACTGAACAGCTATATCCATAACGGAATCGCCAAACTCAAGGGTTTTATCGGAGAGGTATTCAAGGGGTTTGTACAGCAGGCTGAATATCTTATGGTTGATGAGACGACCGAACTTGTAGGCGTCG
The Bacteroides caecimuris DNA segment above includes these coding regions:
- the tnpB gene encoding IS66 family insertion sequence element accessory protein TnpB (TnpB, as the term is used for proteins encoded by IS66 family insertion elements, is considered an accessory protein, since TnpC, encoded by a neighboring gene, is a DDE family transposase.) → MLGLSANLNYYLFNGNVDLRKGIFRLCESIREEMSLDPSDASNVYMFMSRNRKVVKILHYERGFYVLYEKRPVMGKFKKPVFDEVSKCYRIQWSDMVYLTESIVVDKMYVSSKD
- the ltrA gene encoding group II intron reverse transcriptase/maturase, with product MYENKKSCASSDCNGRTWESIDWNKCEQAVNKLQARIVKAQKAGKFGKVKALQWTLTHSFYAKALAVKRVTSNNGKKTSGVDKILWSTPQSKFKAIVTLRRRGYKPQPLKRVNIKKSNGKLRPLGIPTMKDRAMQALYLMALEPVSETTADNYSFGFRKDRSTADAMARCHSLLSKKTSAQWILEGDIKGCFDHISHEWLMKNIPMDKSILQKWLKCGYVYNRELFPTEEGTPQGGIISPTIANMTLDGLQNLLETHFPWERVSGKSGWYCPKVRLVRYADDFIITGDTKEILEHSVKPLVADFLAERGLTLSEEKTKITHITDGFDFLGFNVRKFGDTLLTQPSKDRTKRMLSKVKDEIKRFRGDAQHELIMRLNPILNGWANYYKHSAASNVFRKTDYQIYKKLWRWALRRHGNKCKGWVKNRYFHRIDGRDWVFAVKRKNEKHEEYFIPITILFNTKIERYPQLKCDVNPFDPEWKQYLEKRRTAKMKMSLKGKRSLISMWERQNRNCVLCGQPITAETSWHTMSQQKNGRNHLCLVHDGCYQSVTHKKKK
- the tnpC gene encoding IS66 family transposase, producing MIDERAYELLCCQLGLANEEKAGLRKQVNELIARFKAIEESNKENSKALVDTINELSVTVENYRKEMELMRKQLEAKDEVNRMLANEISNLRLQLEDNRKHRFGRTSEQRKLLNNRNLDKSALHKSEYDGSDRKDDDNDKADGNETGSSTTSGSTPAQDSQPSRRKETAPRAVKTKLKVDKVVVHEVDEYYTLPEGGRFMNRNGMPDVWEYRVIEHVRAHNVEHVYKVARVKLADGTFANTMEHPLKDLGGIFSPELLARLLCLKYDFSMPENRQIRLLAREGIHISNTTLNSYIHNGIAKLKGFIGEVFKGFVQQAEYLMVDETTELVGVETKEGKAYRRKYLWAFFAKHMKMVYYHYNNGSRSSDATKSFLEHFMGTLSTDGYTVYRMFDGEDSKVLHIGCWTHCRRLWVDALPSDRTAMEIIDSIGDMFMNEDLFRTMKLSGEQIKGKRRKLTGPILESIHHKVVMMMQDAKIMANELMRKAVNYTLNQWKSLRNILKDGAAEISNNLCEQRMKPVKLLLKNCMNIGSEDAAENSAFIFSLIESCKLNGIDPQDYLKHLFECILHGKDCDKKTLLPCFYKPEC
- a CDS encoding DUF6088 family protein, translated to MASFRKEILGQIERIDTGRIFTFRDLSFETEKTANVAVLLSEQSRKGVLVRVEKGAYYRPKKSVLGLGKLPVYQDEQFRYLTEKLNGYITGAYIYNKMGLTEQVATTITIATPNPVRRFRFKNLDIECVKAYCMDYPDESLVPYLRLLDAIKDMKRIPGTTGQDIYNRVKSQYFNGYSLPELEKIVSLAKSYPPRVRKVVADILGDIRQTVLQTEMAKTILPTTRFNLDYKTA
- a CDS encoding nucleotidyl transferase AbiEii/AbiGii toxin family protein, which translates into the protein MNLHSDKEAFKEIIALAAEHFGYEQSHVEKDYWVSKILRDISMSEYADKTYFKGGTSLSKAYGLIERFSEDLDLFVFTGDKGASKQAEKTLNKKLSKYIAELNSDIYKEDLSETGGNYRKLYFSYDNVFQGVGLKEHLEVEIKSCDLPDKKLMFYPADKRVIKPIVTAFLESIGQEELISTYGLGSFETQCINPRKTICDKVSRLVKLSYNEDAAALLAKHIRDVYDLSALYHNQGYNDYLHSEDFLDAMYRVTIEDGLNKNSRSHLSLADAPIFKDAEAVMALPEVATAYTTDLKKLTFDKSNMPPIGTAVETLKNLHEILVRFEAYRTKKQNEEQP